The genomic segment aataacatatttaacaTATGTGAAAGTACTTATATGtgagaaattattgatataaagaaaatgtaatgATATTATAACCTTCAAACTAAACTTTAATTACCGCTTTAGTAATTTCATCATTATTCTCCAGAATGAGTTCCACTGTTTGAAGATCTTCGGTTTTAAGGggaaaatttaaatctttgttattaaatatagaaattatttgttcCTTTTCTTTGGTATTTATTTGAGAGGTATCTCTTAGTTgcaatttcatttcttttacGTCCGATAATATATCAGTAACAATACTTCGTATTAAATGATTCCGGACCAGTACATTCTTAACAGTCTTGTCTGAATTAAGTTTCTTACTGCAGCAACTACAAGTTGAATTGCACGGCAAACCTacaaaaaattgtatatattaaccaattataaaaatacataattttttaaataattaaaattattgaaagacACTATTGACAGATGCATTCGGAAGAAATGTTtggaaagaataatataaagaattaaatatttaattctttatatttttctaaatatttatttctaaatctGCATCTGTTAACAGTGTATTTcaataagtttaataatttcgaaattataaatatatacacttACTAAATGCTGCTGTTTCACAACTTAATGAAGCCTCTTTACCAAGAATTGAATTATCTGTAAGTAACaagtattttagaaatataagatataaatataaaccaAGGAGAAAACATGCATAAAATTCGACATGCttattatgaatttaattctataaaagaaattatgtattaagTTATTACAATTTGTTTTGTATTGTGGCATATGAATTGTGCGGCAAATACAGATGGACCAAATTGTCCATATaagtttacatttatattataacttcACACATACAGTTTTCAACAATAgacgaaatataaaattttttatacatgaaTGGAAAATTCATCATGCAGTATTTGAAAACTTGGTAACAGCATTATATCGTATaccttttatttaaaaaaatattgaactGTTAGCTActataataaacaaatggaTCCTAAATATATAggatatattatacttaaaatatgtacatgttaattaaaatatgcgattaaatattgttaatatataaaaaattaccaTTTTCTGTATTATATGATGTAGACTGATTTGCAGAATCATAAACTGATTGAGAACTTTCTTTAGGAACTTTCTTTGTTTGCTGTAtatacgttttcttttttaatcttgGCGCTTGTGGTAATACTGAAGTTTCGAGGTTCTCATCTGATGATGGggaagaaacaatttttcgaattcttctccttttatcattttctatTTCTGAATTTAAATCACTTGTAACTTCAGCGGTGCGTGCTTTCGAGCGTGCTTTGGAATAATCAtctaaaaaatgttgaaatgtAGTTGTTCaactttattgcatttcttttATGTGATAAAAACTAATACATACATttgctttaaattaaataaaactcacATAGTAAATacgcatttattttaaatataaaaattaaccaAAAGTAGAGTTTCTGAAGCTTCTAATTTTATAGCTTGGCCAGCATGTATTTAAAGATTCATGCTTTGTTATTGCAGTCATTAATTTATCTCGTGAATATGTAGGTCAATGACAAAACAGTCCTTGTATCCATGTGGAAGGTACTGCTTCCACAGAACAGTCTTCTTCGAATTGAATAATAGTCCACGTTTTTTCACACATCTTCCTTTATAGACATCTTATAAccaatataattcaatataattcatcttataacaaatataattcaaaatatttcaaatacttGCAATGGTAAAAAAACGGAGGTAAATATACCGATTAGGggagccagccccgatgaccttgacctttaCATCAAGGTcgccctcctgagtgaccttcaaaaagttttagccgtcgcttgttgtttattaaaaagttattaacaaaagaagtttcgaaagtatagcagttattttgaatattgaaagtccaaacagttaaatacaaagtattctccgctttaacctaacctaacctaacctaacctggttaggttaggttactttcgaaacttcttttgtttaataaacaacctaacctaaccaggttaggttaggttgtttattaaaaagttattaacaaaagaagtttcgaaagtaaagcagttattttgaatattgaaagcccaaacagttaaatacaaagtattctctgctttaaggGGGCATATACACCTAGGCcgaaaatatgataattttctGGAATTTTTTCTGGGAAACTGTTGGAGTTATCGAATTGTGGttatttttagttaaaaatatacactTTGAAGAAGcttcatgatttttttattacaaaatattgcaaaatgtcggAGATATGGCATCGTGAAGAGGCAGTCCGAAAAAAATCATCCAAAACGGTACCAGATGTACCTTCGTCAAAAATCAAccgaaacaaaaaaatgacatagaatattaaaatatataacaatagtttTGGCGTATCGTAGCCGatttcaaaaatatcgatttttgaCAAAATGGCGGGtgtttaaatttaacataGCGATTCTTAAGACAAAATCCATTCGTTTTCTCACTCTCCCAAAAAAACTGAGTCCTAAAAAAACCTCTACGATACGCGATAGGTAATTATGTGTAGAATAACCCCTATAAATTTCAAACAAATCGGTTCagtggtttttgagatatttctaGTATcagtttaaaaaatgtcgtttcaagaaaaacgcgtttgaatattcaacacatgtttttgttaataaaacatgaaattttgttaactTGCACAGAGTCGTCAATTCCAAGCCTATAATATAAGTCCTCTGCAGTAGATGCGATGCCAATATCGTCTAAATTTTGTTGTCAGCGACGTATTCGCGCTTCTGTCGTCTGTTCCTGCGTGCGTGCCTCGGCTTGAGCTATGTGGCGATCATCTTCGCGCGCAGCATATTGGTGTGCATTCGGTCCGAAAGAAATGCCCATAATACTcgttatttgtaatattgaaGTCATACCATTGTTGAATATGCAAGCAGCTATGTATGCAGCAATTTCTACTATAATAGCACCACTGTGCATTGTTGTTGAGgctattttccaaattatattattaaaactttcatTGCTGTTGCCTAAACAGGCTACAGCGGGACAATACAATACCGTTATACCGAAGAACACAAAAAACCTAGACACGAAACCGAAGGGACGGGCCGTGGTCCAACCACAACATCTCAGCGATGCGCCAACAATGTACTGTCAAGGCAATAACTTCGTCATTTTTTGGAATTTTGACCTGAAATTTGCACAAGACATTCtcgaaatattaaacattatgaatatgtaaaaatccaaaaatcgatttttttgaccCTCCTAGGTGTATATGCCTCCTtaaccttttttttatacCCTCCATTCACCGCTCAAGGGAGTCCCGGAACCAAAGCGCGCAATACTTCGGAACCCCCCACCGGTACCGCACCCCCGGCTAAATCGGATGGCTTTGCGCCTTCGTCCCCCTGTGGGCCCCCGTGCCCCCAGGAAGTTCAGCGACCACCCCTCCCCAAACCGGACTGCGCACGTCCAAATTGAATTTAGAAAATTCCCGTCTGGTGCCCGGCAGCGTGCCCCGAGCCTAACTAGTAGGACTAGTAGGACTAATCTGAAGTCAAAACCTCCGAAGGCTGCGAAGCCAACAACAGCCGCTCAAACTGCCGGCCGTCCTTCCGCAACATCACGATCGTCGACACCGTGTCTGACAACCGTGCCCACTCCACTTCGCTCTGCAACATCCGGCGAACGAGGGCCTGATCCCCGGCCAGGTCTCGCTCGGAAGTTGGTGGCAGGTCGCCCCTGTAAGCACTCCAAACATAACAGTTGAAAACCGCGTGCGTAGGAGTCTCGATAGGCACCCCGCAATAAGGGCATTCCGCCCCCGGAACCTTGCCAATCCTGTGAAGGAAGGCATTGAAGCACTCGTGGCCTGTAAAAAACTGCGTGAGAAAATAATTGAGGCGACCGAACAAGCGGTCCAACCAAACGTCAAATATAGGCAACAACAGCTCACGACATCGACGACCGGGATCAACAATGATCATCCGCCCAAGGTACTTCTTCTATCGCTCACGAAGGCGATCCAACGCCCGGCTCCGAATGAGGGCCTTGATGGCTGCGTCCAGGGGACAGGTCGCGTAGGCCGTACTGCGCACCACCCGAAGCTGCTGGTAACTCCAAGAGCGCACATCCGCCAGCACGTCCACCGGCGGAATCCACGCCAACATTCCCGCCGCGGTACTGGACACCGT from the Ooceraea biroi isolate clonal line C1 chromosome 13, Obir_v5.4, whole genome shotgun sequence genome contains:
- the LOC105281487 gene encoding uncharacterized protein LOC105281487, coding for MIIVDPGRRCRELLLPIFDVWLDRLFGRLNYFLTQFFTGHECFNAFLHRIGKVPGAECPYCGVPIETPTHAVFNCYVWSAYRGDLPPTSERDLAGDQALVRRMLQSEVEWARLSDTVSTIVMLRKDGRQFERLLLASQPSEVLTSD